Proteins from a single region of Runella sp. SP2:
- a CDS encoding TetR family transcriptional regulator C-terminal domain-containing protein, which produces MEKAEKIRKSYIDYVLENGQTPASFYAFAKKLKMAEAELYEFYTSFESIEMDVWKSFFDQAIKTAETDPTYQGYSVREKLLAFYYTWVEVLKANRSFVSYNYRKLPQPVAAKNPQELRLFKEAFLTFAHDLMYEGRESKEVIARPYIANKYPEAVWLNTLYILDFWIKDTSRNFELTDTAIEKTVNTGFDLMGRSIVDTVVDLAKFMYQNR; this is translated from the coding sequence ATGGAAAAAGCCGAAAAAATCCGTAAGTCGTATATTGATTATGTCCTTGAAAACGGGCAAACCCCTGCTTCATTTTATGCTTTTGCCAAAAAATTAAAAATGGCAGAGGCTGAACTCTACGAATTTTACACCTCGTTTGAGTCTATTGAAATGGATGTATGGAAGTCTTTTTTTGACCAAGCCATTAAAACTGCCGAAACTGACCCTACCTATCAAGGGTATAGCGTTCGCGAAAAGCTTTTGGCATTTTATTATACATGGGTAGAAGTGCTCAAAGCCAATCGGAGCTTTGTTTCATATAATTACCGCAAACTTCCTCAGCCCGTCGCGGCCAAAAATCCCCAAGAGCTTCGTCTTTTCAAAGAAGCCTTTTTGACGTTTGCGCACGATTTGATGTACGAAGGGCGCGAAAGTAAAGAAGTGATTGCTCGTCCTTACATTGCCAATAAATATCCCGAAGCTGTTTGGCTCAACACGCTTTATATTTTAGACTTTTGGATAAAAGATACCAGTCGAAACTTTGAATTAACGGATACCGCCATCGAAAAAACGGTGAATACTGGTTTCGATTTAATGGGTCGTTCGATTGTCGATACCGTGGTTGACTTAGCAAAATTTATGTATCAGAACCGATGA
- a CDS encoding AarF/ABC1/UbiB kinase family protein, producing the protein MKTQDSIPTSKVARATQFLKTGAKIGGNYLKYNVKKIIDPTTTREELHQDNATDVYESLSELKGSALKVAQMLSMDRSVLPRAYVDKFQMSQYSAPPLSGPLVVKTFRNFFGKAPHELFDQFDINAANAASIGQVHQAFKNGKKLAVKVQYPGVADSISSDLKMVKPMAVTLFGLNEKDVERYTEEVETKLLEETDYDLELRRSVEISEACKHIDGLIFPKYYPNLSAKRVLTMDWLDGFHLKDFLQTNPSQEVRNRIGQLLWDFYDHQVHTLRQVHADPHPGNFLMRADGTMGVIDFGCVKVIPDYFYDNYFTLINPDTLDNDPLIEKIFYNLEFLVKEDKPSEKALFKDLFKQMIVMLGKPFAVDEFDFGDHTYFDSVYAFADELAKVEEIRNSKVARGSKDGLYINRTYFGLYSMLNELGAKIKTTRPDWLRSKKEIAFA; encoded by the coding sequence ATGAAAACACAAGATAGCATCCCCACCTCCAAAGTGGCACGGGCCACTCAGTTCTTAAAAACAGGGGCAAAAATTGGCGGGAATTACCTGAAATACAACGTCAAAAAAATCATTGACCCCACCACGACTCGGGAAGAGTTGCACCAAGACAATGCCACTGACGTTTATGAATCGTTGAGTGAATTGAAAGGTTCTGCCTTAAAAGTAGCCCAAATGCTCAGCATGGATCGCAGTGTTTTGCCCCGCGCCTATGTCGATAAGTTTCAAATGTCGCAATACTCAGCACCGCCGTTGTCGGGACCACTTGTCGTGAAGACATTTCGGAATTTCTTTGGCAAAGCTCCGCACGAACTCTTCGACCAGTTTGACATCAATGCCGCCAATGCAGCCTCTATTGGACAAGTGCATCAAGCGTTTAAAAATGGGAAAAAATTGGCCGTCAAGGTACAATACCCTGGCGTGGCCGATAGCATTAGCTCGGATTTGAAAATGGTCAAGCCCATGGCAGTGACTTTGTTTGGTCTCAATGAAAAAGACGTAGAACGATATACCGAAGAGGTAGAAACCAAACTTTTGGAAGAAACCGACTATGACCTTGAATTGCGTCGTTCGGTGGAAATATCGGAAGCGTGTAAACACATTGATGGGCTTATTTTCCCAAAATACTACCCCAACCTTTCGGCCAAACGAGTTTTGACAATGGACTGGCTGGACGGGTTTCACCTCAAAGATTTTCTTCAAACAAATCCGTCTCAGGAGGTTCGCAATCGGATTGGGCAGTTGCTTTGGGATTTTTATGACCACCAAGTACATACGCTTCGCCAAGTTCATGCCGACCCGCACCCTGGCAATTTCTTGATGCGCGCCGATGGCACCATGGGCGTCATTGATTTTGGTTGCGTAAAAGTTATTCCAGACTACTTTTACGACAATTATTTTACGCTTATCAATCCCGACACGCTGGACAATGATCCGTTGATTGAAAAAATCTTCTATAACCTCGAATTTTTGGTCAAAGAAGACAAACCCAGTGAAAAAGCTTTGTTCAAAGATTTGTTTAAACAAATGATTGTGATGTTGGGCAAACCTTTCGCCGTCGATGAATTTGACTTCGGTGACCATACGTATTTTGATTCAGTCTATGCCTTTGCCGACGAACTAGCCAAAGTGGAAGAAATCAGAAATTCAAAAGTGGCGCGTGGTTCTAAGGATGGCTTATACATCAACCGCACCTATTTTGGTCTTTATTCGATGCTCAACGAACTGGGCGCAAAAATCAAAACTACCCGCCCCGATTGGCTACGGAGTAAGAAAGAAATAGCTTTTGCTTAA
- the pepT gene encoding peptidase T, whose product MSSTVLERFLRYVQIDTQSDPNSSSQPSTEKQKNLSRILVNELFEMGVVDAHLDEHGYVYVTLHANTDKLNVPVICFCSHVDTSPDCTGAGVKPIVHKAWDGSDIVLPDDPTQVIRRSEHPDLDAQIGNDIVTASGTTLLGADNKAGVSEIMDAVRYLLEHPEIKHGTIKILFTPDEEIGRGTNKVDLAKLGADFGYTIDGESLGSFEDETFSADAVKITIRGISAHPGFAKGKLENALKIAADVIAALPKDALSPETTEEKQGFIHPTNIEGIQEKVTLGFIIRDFTVAGLHEKETYLKGILDQVLQQYPHSTADFEVIEQYRNMKEVLDNHPHVSEYVWEAIHRSGLTPLKRSIRGGTDGSRLSFMGLPCPNIFTGGHAFHSKLEWVSVQDMQKAVEVIVNLCQIWEEKH is encoded by the coding sequence ATGTCATCAACAGTACTCGAACGGTTTCTAAGATACGTTCAAATTGATACCCAATCAGACCCAAATTCTTCTTCGCAACCTTCTACTGAAAAACAAAAAAATCTCAGTCGAATTTTGGTCAATGAACTGTTTGAAATGGGGGTTGTGGATGCCCACCTCGACGAACACGGCTACGTATATGTAACGCTTCACGCCAATACAGACAAATTAAACGTTCCTGTCATTTGCTTTTGTTCACACGTGGACACCTCTCCCGACTGCACAGGTGCGGGTGTCAAACCGATTGTGCACAAGGCGTGGGACGGTTCGGATATAGTATTACCCGACGACCCCACGCAGGTGATTCGTCGCTCGGAACACCCAGATTTAGACGCGCAAATTGGCAATGACATTGTGACCGCCAGCGGCACTACTTTGTTGGGGGCAGATAACAAAGCAGGTGTTTCCGAAATCATGGACGCCGTACGCTACTTGTTAGAACATCCTGAAATCAAGCACGGTACGATAAAAATTTTGTTTACCCCCGACGAAGAAATTGGTCGAGGAACGAATAAAGTGGACCTCGCCAAGTTAGGTGCCGATTTTGGCTATACCATCGACGGTGAAAGCCTTGGGTCGTTTGAAGACGAAACCTTCAGTGCCGACGCCGTAAAAATTACCATTCGTGGCATCAGTGCGCATCCAGGTTTTGCCAAAGGGAAACTCGAAAATGCCCTTAAAATTGCGGCGGACGTAATAGCCGCTTTGCCAAAAGACGCCCTTTCTCCCGAAACGACCGAAGAAAAACAAGGATTTATTCACCCGACTAACATCGAAGGAATCCAAGAAAAAGTGACCCTTGGTTTTATCATTCGTGATTTTACGGTGGCTGGCCTTCACGAAAAAGAAACCTACCTCAAAGGGATTCTTGACCAAGTTTTACAACAATATCCTCATTCAACGGCCGATTTTGAGGTCATTGAACAATACCGAAACATGAAAGAAGTGCTTGATAACCACCCGCATGTCTCGGAATACGTATGGGAAGCAATCCACCGCTCAGGGTTGACTCCGTTAAAAAGAAGCATCCGAGGTGGAACCGATGGCTCCCGACTTTCCTTCATGGGCTTGCCATGTCCGAATATCTTCACGGGTGGTCATGCTTTTCACTCAAAATTGGAATGGGTTTCGGTTCAAGACATGCAAAAAGCAGTCGAGGTAATTGTGAACCTTTGTCAAATTTGGGAAGAAAAGCACTAA
- a CDS encoding NUDIX hydrolase: MKENVFDSHKFNLWKGRLLKNGLNIHQIDEKFTRHNHKGEALFSLLMLNATTPEGDKIPPICFLKGEVLCVLVCLIDELTKEKYLLLVRQRRICDGSLTYEHPAGMLDSESDAYKVAAKEVWEETGIEVAQSQLVRLMEAPAYPSTGTSDEAMYYFYCEIELPKEKIMSYDQRFMGEASEHERIVTCVLPFLEGHRLINNVNGILLDFLYLKAIGDWELLKQL; the protein is encoded by the coding sequence ATGAAAGAAAACGTATTTGACTCCCACAAATTTAATCTTTGGAAAGGTCGATTGTTGAAAAATGGCCTCAATATTCATCAAATTGATGAAAAATTTACCCGCCACAACCATAAAGGTGAGGCATTGTTTTCACTACTCATGCTCAATGCCACTACGCCTGAGGGTGATAAAATTCCCCCTATTTGTTTTTTAAAAGGAGAGGTGCTTTGCGTATTGGTATGTTTGATTGATGAACTAACGAAGGAAAAATATTTGCTTTTGGTACGTCAGCGGCGTATCTGTGACGGGTCGCTCACGTACGAACACCCCGCAGGAATGCTCGACAGCGAATCGGATGCCTACAAAGTAGCCGCCAAAGAGGTATGGGAAGAGACGGGGATTGAAGTGGCACAAAGTCAGTTGGTTAGGCTCATGGAAGCACCTGCGTATCCTTCAACGGGCACAAGTGATGAAGCGATGTACTATTTCTATTGTGAGATTGAGCTTCCCAAAGAAAAAATCATGTCGTACGACCAGCGATTTATGGGAGAAGCCTCTGAACATGAGCGGATTGTGACTTGTGTTTTGCCATTTTTGGAAGGCCACCGACTCATCAATAACGTCAATGGTATTTTACTTGATTTCCTGTACCTAAAGGCAATAGGAGATTGGGAATTGCTGAAGCAGTTATAA
- a CDS encoding DUF2721 domain-containing protein translates to MELSISTPAILFSTVSLMMIAFTNRYLAIASLIRELHDKFRQNPDKNYVDQIKHLHRRVHIIRNIQFIIVTSLLLSAVSMLAIYLHYQPFAQGLFFVALLFQILALTLSIWEITISIHALKIELSDMEAQLGKRFDLFGRSRAKE, encoded by the coding sequence ATGGAACTTTCTATCTCGACTCCAGCTATTTTATTTTCAACGGTCTCGTTGATGATGATTGCTTTTACGAATCGTTATTTGGCCATTGCGAGCTTAATTCGTGAACTTCACGATAAATTTCGACAAAATCCCGACAAAAATTACGTGGACCAAATCAAGCACCTCCACCGTCGGGTTCATATCATCCGCAATATTCAGTTTATCATTGTTACTAGCCTGTTGCTAAGTGCGGTTTCGATGTTGGCCATTTATTTACATTACCAGCCCTTTGCCCAAGGTCTCTTTTTTGTCGCCCTTTTATTTCAAATTCTCGCCCTTACCCTTTCCATTTGGGAAATTACCATTTCGATACACGCCCTTAAAATTGAATTGAGTGATATGGAAGCCCAACTCGGAAAGCGGTTCGATTTATTTGGTCGCTCGCGAGCTAAGGAATAA
- a CDS encoding pentapeptide repeat-containing protein — translation MKRLSIFVFAICVSLVSFAQKEVSAKSIFEAIDKKQQIQYDGVVVVGTLDLTELSNKKRKNNKASWDEYKSTVEVPVVFRNCTFKGDVIAYKNLSKDGKRKSIAGFNIELGESSTTYSTDFTENVVFENCTFEGDSEFKYSKFSRVANFSGTKFSQQANFKYAHFKGEASFTGNQFSEYANFKYADFDDQVYFKNAHFRDYADFKYAHFHDGVSFKSGRFQRHADFKYTSFSNDTDFQSTDFEGSTDFKYSNGKRYVSR, via the coding sequence ATGAAACGCCTTTCCATTTTTGTTTTCGCCATCTGTGTATCTCTTGTCAGTTTTGCACAAAAAGAAGTTTCCGCCAAAAGCATTTTTGAGGCTATTGACAAGAAACAACAAATCCAATACGATGGCGTTGTTGTCGTAGGTACACTGGATTTAACGGAGTTATCCAACAAAAAACGCAAGAACAACAAAGCGTCTTGGGACGAATACAAAAGTACGGTCGAAGTACCTGTTGTATTCAGAAATTGTACTTTCAAAGGAGATGTCATTGCGTACAAAAACCTCTCAAAAGACGGTAAGCGTAAAAGTATCGCAGGTTTCAACATTGAGTTAGGCGAGTCAAGCACAACTTACTCGACTGATTTTACTGAAAATGTGGTATTTGAAAACTGTACTTTTGAAGGTGATTCGGAATTTAAGTATTCAAAATTTTCGCGCGTAGCCAACTTTTCGGGAACGAAATTTAGTCAGCAGGCCAATTTCAAATACGCACATTTCAAAGGTGAGGCGTCATTTACTGGCAATCAGTTTAGCGAATATGCCAACTTTAAGTACGCGGATTTTGACGACCAAGTGTATTTCAAAAACGCTCATTTCCGCGACTACGCTGACTTCAAATACGCTCATTTCCACGACGGCGTATCCTTCAAAAGCGGCCGTTTCCAGCGTCATGCCGATTTCAAATACACCAGCTTCTCGAACGACACCGACTTCCAAAGTACCGATTTTGAAGGCTCTACCGATTTTAAATATTCCAACGGCAAACGCTACGTAAGCCGTTAG
- a CDS encoding prolyl oligopeptidase family serine peptidase: MKKALFFVGCLVGFSAFAQDNAGYQLPPKALADLVTAPPTPSVSVDSKGQWMLVSERNTSTTTIAELSQPELRLAGLRINPATSGPSRAVFINNLKLRRVAANATDVQVTGLPTNPQLSNVQWSPDETKVAFTNTTDAKIELYVLDINTAAARKVSDVALNAVLGVPYQWLSDSQSFIIRGIPASRGAAPEISRVPTGPTVQENLGTKAQAATFQDLLKNPSDEKQFEYYATSQAMKLGLDGSLQPIGNVGIIATSTPSPDGKYVLLETIHRPFSYLVTVNRFPSKVDIYEANGTFVKTQIDIPLLENVPWGPDAAPSGQRGHNWRNDAPATLYWVEARDGGDPKKKVAIRDVVLTSDAPFTGEPKEIYAAAFRFGGVTWGNAQTALFSERWYATRKTITKLVNPSSPANPVVLFDRSSEDRYNNPGTPELKKNQYGERVLDITPTNDIYLTGQGSSPEGDRPFVDVFNLATKQTKRLWRSEAPYFERPISILNAEKGLILTSRESQEEQPNYFIRNLNPAPKKGKKPAEPALTQVTFFPHPYPQWKGIQKQQLRYKRSDGVDLTATLLLPPGYKKEDGPLPSFLWAYPAEFKSAAAAGQVSGSPHQFNRISYWTGAAFATMGYAVLENASIPIVGEGDKEPNDTYVEQLVASAKAAIDEGVRLGVVDANRVGVGGHSYGAFMTANLLSHSNLFKAGIARSGAYNRTLTPFGFQNEQRTYWQAPDVYNKMSPFMNADKMKTPLLLIHGEADNNTGTFPIQSERYYNALKGMGATAKLVFLPYESHGYTAKESLLHMLHEMGGWLDKYVKNASAINTGSKTGKMSGEK; the protein is encoded by the coding sequence ATGAAAAAAGCGCTATTCTTTGTCGGGTGCTTGGTCGGTTTTTCGGCCTTTGCCCAAGACAATGCGGGGTACCAGCTACCGCCCAAAGCCCTTGCCGATTTGGTCACGGCTCCTCCTACTCCTTCGGTCAGTGTCGATAGTAAAGGCCAATGGATGTTGGTATCGGAACGAAATACCTCCACAACTACCATCGCCGAACTTTCTCAACCCGAACTTCGATTGGCAGGTTTGCGCATCAACCCTGCTACCAGCGGCCCTAGTCGCGCCGTGTTTATCAACAACCTCAAGCTCCGCCGCGTAGCTGCCAATGCCACCGACGTACAGGTGACAGGTTTACCCACCAACCCACAGTTGTCAAACGTTCAGTGGTCGCCCGACGAAACCAAGGTGGCTTTTACCAACACGACCGACGCTAAAATTGAGTTATACGTTTTAGACATCAATACTGCTGCTGCGCGCAAAGTAAGCGACGTTGCTCTCAACGCCGTTTTAGGAGTTCCTTACCAATGGTTGTCCGACAGCCAATCGTTTATCATTCGTGGGATTCCTGCCAGTCGTGGTGCCGCTCCAGAAATCAGCCGCGTACCGACGGGGCCTACCGTTCAAGAAAACCTTGGAACCAAAGCCCAAGCGGCAACTTTCCAAGATTTGCTCAAAAACCCATCGGACGAAAAGCAATTTGAGTATTACGCAACTTCACAAGCCATGAAGCTGGGACTCGACGGAAGCCTGCAACCAATAGGAAACGTTGGGATAATCGCTACTTCTACTCCTTCACCCGACGGAAAGTATGTTTTGCTCGAAACTATTCATCGACCGTTTTCTTATTTAGTGACCGTCAATCGCTTTCCATCGAAAGTCGATATTTACGAAGCAAATGGGACGTTTGTAAAAACACAAATCGACATTCCACTCCTCGAAAACGTTCCTTGGGGCCCTGATGCCGCACCTTCGGGACAGCGTGGACACAATTGGCGCAACGACGCCCCTGCTACCCTCTACTGGGTAGAAGCACGCGACGGTGGTGACCCTAAAAAGAAGGTGGCCATTCGTGACGTAGTTTTGACATCAGATGCACCATTTACGGGCGAACCTAAAGAAATTTACGCGGCTGCTTTCCGCTTTGGCGGTGTGACGTGGGGAAATGCCCAAACGGCGCTTTTCTCAGAACGCTGGTATGCCACTCGTAAAACCATTACCAAATTGGTCAATCCAAGCAGTCCTGCCAACCCAGTTGTTTTGTTCGACCGTTCGTCAGAAGATCGCTATAACAACCCAGGTACGCCCGAATTGAAGAAAAACCAATACGGCGAAAGAGTTTTGGACATTACTCCTACCAACGACATTTACCTCACAGGCCAAGGTTCTTCGCCCGAAGGTGACCGTCCTTTTGTGGATGTATTTAACTTAGCTACCAAGCAAACCAAACGTCTTTGGCGTTCGGAAGCTCCTTATTTTGAGCGCCCTATCAGTATTTTGAACGCCGAAAAAGGGTTGATTCTCACTTCACGTGAATCACAAGAGGAACAACCAAACTATTTCATCCGTAACCTAAATCCAGCACCTAAAAAGGGCAAAAAGCCCGCCGAACCCGCGCTTACGCAAGTAACGTTTTTCCCGCATCCTTATCCGCAATGGAAAGGTATTCAGAAACAACAACTTCGCTACAAACGCTCCGATGGTGTGGATTTGACCGCTACGTTGCTTTTGCCTCCAGGCTATAAAAAAGAAGATGGACCGCTTCCTTCGTTCCTTTGGGCTTATCCTGCCGAGTTTAAAAGCGCCGCTGCTGCGGGTCAAGTAAGTGGCTCACCGCACCAATTTAACCGCATTAGTTACTGGACTGGCGCAGCTTTTGCGACGATGGGCTATGCCGTTCTCGAAAATGCTTCCATTCCAATCGTAGGTGAAGGCGACAAAGAGCCAAACGACACCTACGTAGAACAACTTGTGGCAAGTGCTAAAGCCGCCATCGACGAAGGCGTGCGTCTGGGCGTCGTTGATGCCAACCGTGTTGGCGTGGGCGGGCACTCCTACGGCGCTTTTATGACAGCCAACCTACTCTCTCACAGCAACTTATTTAAAGCAGGCATTGCGCGTTCTGGCGCTTACAACCGTACATTAACGCCGTTTGGTTTCCAAAACGAACAGCGTACTTACTGGCAAGCTCCCGATGTGTACAACAAAATGTCACCGTTTATGAATGCCGACAAAATGAAAACGCCATTGTTGCTCATTCACGGAGAAGCCGACAACAACACGGGGACATTCCCCATTCAATCGGAACGTTACTACAATGCGTTGAAAGGAATGGGCGCAACCGCCAAATTGGTCTTTTTACCCTACGAAAGCCACGGTTATACCGCCAAAGAATCCCTTTTGCACATGTTGCATGAAATGGGCGGGTGGCTAGATAAATACGTAAAAAATGCTTCTGCCATAAATACAGGTTCAAAAACGGGTAAAATGTCAGGAGAAAAATAG